The following nucleotide sequence is from Pseudarthrobacter psychrotolerans.
TCCCTTCTTCTTTGATTGCCTCGCCGATTCACACGTCGCGCACATCGCCGGACCCAATCCGCCCCAGGAACTGGCGGACGAGCTGCACAGCGAAGCCGTGGGTCTGATCGTCAACGGAGCCCCGGGCTGGGGCGCCTACACGGCGGACTCACCCCTGGTCCGGGTCTACAACACACCGTCCACCACCGCGGACAACGGTTACTCCGAGGTGACTCTTTTGCAGCCGGCGGCAACGCCAGTAAACTAAGTCGGCCCGAGCGCGGGAATCTCAGCCCCTGGGCAACGCCCGGGGCTGAGTACGTTCAGCGGAATCCGAGCAAAGTTGTCGCAAACGTGGCATCGCCCCCGCCCCGCGTAGCTCTTCGGTAAAGGCGAGGACGTTTTCTATGCCCCGGCGCGATCCGCGCCACTGCCTATGCCTGGCGCATGAACCTCGTACCCGAGAATTAGGACCATTCACCCCCCAGGCCGCTTCCCCCATCATCCGGCTCGGCACCGCACTCCTAAAAAGCGACTCTGTTGTGGAGGCTGTAGAAGAGAGGGGCGCTTAGAGATTGCGCCAATAGGTCAGGGGCGGCCGTTGGGCGGCTGTCCCAACGGTGCGTGGTCCAGGCTTCTCGTAGGAGTCGCCGCGTGATGATGACGGCGTTGGCTAGTGCAACTTCCGTATGGAGCGGGATGCCTTTCCCATCAAGGAGCAGGGAGCGTTTGGTGCCCGGTTTGCCGCGGTCCACCGGGGATCTGCCAGCAACTTCGCCACCGCACGGGGCCTTGACGATGCACCCGGCCACGGCGAGGTCTTCGAAGTCGATGCCGACCAACCGGTCATAGGAGTCCAGACATATCTGTTCGAGCTGTTTAAAGATGCCGGCCTGCGTCCATTCATCCCTGCGCCGGCGGATCGTGGTCGCCGATAAGCTGGTGTCGGCGACTTTCTGGTAGGCGGCCCCGAGGACGAGGACATGGACGATCTTGTCGAAGACGATCCGGTCCGGCACCACAGACATGGGGCACAATCCTTTCAAACTGTGTCTCACATCAGTATTACACCTCACACATAGGTGACCAGCCGACCTTCGCACCCGCGACATGAGGGGTTGAGCGCCATACCGTTGTCGGTCAGCAAAGGGGTCCGGCAGCGCGATGTGGATTGTCCCGAGCTGGATGGTGACCAGTTCGGGACTGTAATTTAAACGGTGTAACTCCAGAGAATTAGGAGGTTCCCGTGACTGATGTGATTAGTGAGGCGACCGCGGAGAGGGTTGTTGGACCGGATCCGGCGGACGTGCTGGACGAGCAGCTGGTGCGGCAGCTGAGCGAGCGGGCCCGGGCGGAGGGCCTGCGGCTGACCGGTGAGGGCGGGCTGCTGTCGCGTCTGACGAAGATGGTCGTGGAATCCGCCCTGGAAGGGGAAATGGAGGACCATCTGGGCTACGCCCGGCATGATCCGGCCGGCAGGGACGGCGGGAACTCGCGAAACGGCACCCGGTCCAAGGAGCTGTTGACCGAGGCCGGGCCCGTGCAGATTGCGGTGCCGCGGGACCGGGACGGCTCGTTTGCCCCGCAGCTGGTCGGGAAGCGGCAGCGCCGCCTGTCCGGGCTCGATGATCTGGTTATCTCGCTGTCCGCGAAGGGGCTCACGCACGGGGAGATCTGCGCCCACCTGGCCGAGGTCTACGGCGCGGAGGTCTCCAAGCAGACCATCTCCACCATCACGGAGAAGGTCCTGGAGGGTATGTCGGCCTGGCAGAGCCGGCCGCTGGATCCGGTGTATCCGGTGATCTTTATCGACGCGATCAACGTGAAGATCCGCGACGGGCAGGTCGCTAACCGGCCGATCTACGTGGCGCTGGCGGTCACCTGCGAGGGCACCCGTGACATCCTTGGGCTGTGGGCCGGCGAGCACGGTGACGGGGAGGGTGCGAAGTACTGGCTGCGGGTCCTGTCCGAGATCAAGAACCGGGGCACCCAGGACTGCCTGATCGTGGTCTGTGACGGGCTCAAGGGCCTGCCCGAGGCCATCGCCACCGTCTGGCCGCAGACGATCACCCAGACCTGCATTGTTCACCTTTTGCGCAACTCGTTCCGCTACGCGTCGAAGAGGGACTGGTCCGCGATCGCGAAAGACCTCAAGCCCGTCTACACGGCGGCGTCGGAGTCCGACGCGCTGGACCGGTTCGTCGAGTTCAGCGAGAAGTGGGAGAAGCGCTACCCGGCGATCATCCGGCTGTGGACCAACGCCTGGGCTGAGTTCGTGCCCTTCCTGCAGTTCGACCGCGAGATCCGCACGATCATCTGCACGACCAATGCCATTGAGAGCATCAACGCGCACATCCGGAGGGCCGTGAACGCCCGCGGACACTTCCCCACGGAACAGGCCGCGCTCAAATGCGTCTATCTGGCGGTCATGAGTCTGGACCCCACCGGGACGGGCCGACAACGCTGGTCCAACCGCTGGAAGGCTGCGCTCAATGCCTTCGACGTTACCTTCGACGGACGCCTGTCCGCCGGCAAGAAATAAAATCAAAACCAGTTACACCGAAAACTTGACAGACCCACCAGTTCTTCAGTGATGGTCACGTCGTTCCAGGTTAGTCGTGCGATGTTTTCGGCCTGTTGTCCGAAGACGAGGATGAGGATCGCGGCGGCCCGGTCACGTGTCTCTAATCCGTCGGCGTCGATGACTCTTTTGAGTGCTTCGTCCTGTCCGGGCTTGGCGAGTCTTGGGCTGGTGCCGCGGCGGTGCGGAACGATGGTGAGCCCGGATGGGGCGACTTTGGCCTTAATGGCCCATTTGAGGAAGCGCTCCGCGATGCGTCGGGTTGTGGGCCCTTCGGCTTGCCATACGTCGAGGTGAGATTGCTGCAGGTCAGGGAGTTTGATGTCATGTCCGGTGAGCCAGTTGAGGAGGTCGATGGCCACGGTGACTTCCTGTTTGGCGCGTAGGAAGGTGCCTCGGGCGACTTCGTCCATGTGGTTCATTCGTCGTTGGTGGTGCCAGCGGATGTAGCGGCGGATCACCTCGAGGTTCTGCGGGTCACTCACTCGTTCGAGGGCTTGTGCGGCCCAGCTGTCGTAGCGGATCCGGAGTTCGTCGCGTTGGGGGAGGACACCGTGTTCCGTGAGGAGTCCGCGGACGTATTCGCGGGTGCGTGAGTCGGGCAGTTCGTCGAAAGTTTCGTGGGTGATCTTTGGTGCGACCGCGAGGTTGCGGAGGAACGCCGTGGCGTGCTTTTGGCGGATCCAGGTCAGGCCGCTGTTGGCCCGTTTCATGGACTTCAGCGCGACCGCCAGCGGGATCAGATCGTTGGCGATGGCTCCCGTGCCCGGGTCGGTGAGCAGGTCATCTACGACAGTGGCGAGGACGCAGGTCCAGCATCGCCCGGCGCTGTGAAGTTCGTCCTCGGCTCCGCAGGTCTCGCAGTCCATGTTGATTCGGATGCCTGAGCATCGACGGCAGGCGGGTTGGTTATCGATGAGGCCGGGCAGGACGCCTTCGTGGCCGCAGGCGCAGATTCCTCGGGTGCGTTTGGCTTGCTGGTAGCAGTAGCCGCAGACGCCGCCGTCAGGCCATCGTGCGACGGTTTGGTGGTGCTGGCCACAGCGGTTGCAGGGGACCGGCCAGCGGATGGGGTCCTCTGCTTTGCGTGGCTTACTCACCGTCCTCAGGCGTGACTAGGCGGATGCGCTTGGCTATCGGGTTACCTGGTTGGATTCCGAGGTCTTCGCTGCGCTGCGGGGCATTTGCCGTTGCTGCGGCCCGCATCTCTACGAATGGTTCGAACAGGTCATTCGGGGTGCAGTCCAGGATGTCGCAGAGCGCCGCGAACGTCCTGGCAGGGATACGTTCGGGTGTGGCCGTGACCAGCCGGTAGACCTGGCTCTCGGAGAGATTGATTCCGCGGGATCTCAGAAGTGGCATCAGTTCGATGGTCTTCCAGAGGTTGCGCTTGGCCATGAGGGCACGCAAATTCCAGCGGTAGCCGATCCGGCGCTGTTCAGGCATCTGGTTCCTCCAAGGTCGTGATGCGGCGTGCGATCATCTGCTGCACCGTTTTCTGCTTGAAGTCCGACGATACCGATGTGTAGAGCCCGGGGGTCGAGGACCATTCCGCGGAAAGTAGCGCTAAGGAAACCGACCGCAACGATTGCCATATTTCACGACGGTCAGGGGCTTAATGCGACCGTTCACTGTAGTTGGGAAGGCCCTGAGAGCCCTGTTCCTACTGGGCGCGCTGCTTCGCGCGTAATTCCATACGGCCCGTTCGGACTTAGCGCAACAATGAAGAGGTTGTGGCCCTGCCCCGTTATCAGTATTCCCGCATCCGGGCACGCCGGCTACGGCTACTGTCCCTTCCACTCCCGCTACTTTTTGGGGCTTCCGGCTATATCTGATCAGCACACCGGAAGGCATGCCCGTCATCTGGGGCCTGGCCATCCCCAAATTCGGTGAACGTGAAGTCACCCGGGCCCTTCGAGCGCGACCACCACCTCGTCATGACCGGTCAGGTTATCCTCGGCGACCAAGGCTTCGCGGGCCGCGACTTCGAGGCATTCATCACCGAAGACCTCGGCGCCGCCCTGATCCGCCCGATCGCAAAGATGAGAAACCACGCTTGGGCAGCTTCGGCGGCATCAGACAATGGATCGAGTCGGTCTTTGACACCCTCAAAGGCCAGCTCACCCTCGAACAACACAGCGGACGCACCCTCGCCGGCGTCTACGCCAGAGTCACAAGAAGCTCGCCGGCATGCCGGAAGACGAGCTGTACGTTGCCGCCAAGGATCTGCAGAGATGACGGGCACCGTCGACCGGATTTAGGGTCAACGGTGGCCGATGCTGCTTGCGTTAGCTCGGTGCGTCCTCTGAATCACATCTTGTCGAAGCCTTCGATGCGGAGGGGTGCATTGATCAGCTTGCGCTCAGCGATTCCGCCAGTGCCTGGGAAAACGCAGTGAGAATTGCTGGCTTTCTCCGACCGGCCAGCGTCTGGATCTGACCTTGGCGCTGATGGAAAACCGGGTGTTCCACAGTCATGAACTTCAGGTCCGTCTCCCTCTTCGGGTGCACGACCAGTTGGCTGAGGAGTGTTGCGCCTGCCCCGGAGCGTGCGAACTCCAACGCTGGACTGGCGTGATCGGTGGACAGGGCGATTCTTGGGTGCAGGTTTTCCATCTGCACGGCGATGTCGAACAGTTCCCGCTGGGTGATCCCCGGTGAAGGAAGAGCCAACGGATAGCGGCACAGTTCGGTGAGAGTGACAGTCTCACCTACCGTCAGAGGGTGGCCCTTGGCTGCCACGGCACATGCCGGTGCCGGGACCGAAAACTCCACGGCCACATCCCGCTGGGGTCCCAAAGCATAGACAGCGGCGATGTCGGCCTGGCCTTCGATGACCATGCGGGTGGCATTCTCGGACGAGACCACATCCAGATGAAAATTGACGTCCTGATGATCCATGGTGAATCGGGCTATGGCCTCCGGTACCCGGCATCTTGCAAGTCCTTCCGAACTGGCCACGGTGATGACCCGCTGGTGCCGCTTCTCGGAGTCCCGGAGCTCCTGAACCAGTGATTCCCCTTCAGCTTCTGCCCGCCGGGCATGCGCCAGCAGCAATCGACCGGCATCCGTCAACGTCATCCCCCGTGGATGCCGGACGAACAAGGGCACGCCGGCCGAGCGCTCCAGACTACCGATCTGGCGGCTGATGGCGGAGGCCGACACATGCTGCACGGCCGCTGCCTCAGTGATGGAACCGGTCCGGGCAACATCATGGAAATAGATCAAGGCAGTTGGAAGCATCTTCATCAACCCACCCCAACACGCGGTTTGCCTTCAAGTCAATGGTCGTTGCAGAAACGATGCTGGTGCGTGACCTATACCACATGTAGCCTCGTTGGTAAGCAGATCCAGTTAGGCAATTTCAGGAGTACCGGAGCATGAATTTTCCCGCATCAACACTGGAAAGTCTCGAAGAGTACGTTTCCACCGGCCAGCTCTTCGCGGACCTGAGTCGCCGCGTCGCCTATCGCACCGAGAGCGCGACGTCCGAAGGCCGAGTTGCGTTAGACGCATACCTGACCGAGGTGCTGATCCCGGACCTCAGTGCTCTGGGTTGCGAAACGGAGCTCTTCCGCGGATGGGAGGGCGGGGCTAACTCTTTCCTGATCGGCACCCGGATTGAATCTGAGGATGTGCCGACCGTGCTGTGCTACGGGCACGCAGATGTTGTTCCGGGCCAGGACGGTGAGTGGGATGAGGGACGCAGCCCCTGGGTTCTGGAAGCTGACGGAGACCGCTGGTATGGCCGCGGAACGGCCGACAACAAGGGGCAGCATCTGATCAATCTTGTAGCGTTGCGCATCCTATTGGAAACCAACGGCCGTCTGGGCTTCAATCTGAAGTTCCTTTTTGAATGTGGCGAGGAGATCGGCTCTCCCTCTCTGGCCGAATTTGCCTCGGCTAACAAAGACAAATTGGCAGCAGACGTCTTCATTGCATCCGATGGCCCGAGGCTGAGCGCGGACACGCCGACTATCTTCCTCGGATCAAGGGGGGGAATCACCTTTGAACTAGACGTCAACCTGCGTTCCGGTAGCTACCACTCCGGCAACTGGGGCGGACTGCTGCGCAATCCGGGGACGACGCTTGCGGCCGCGATCGGCACCTTAGTCGACGGAAACGGGAGGATTCTCTTGCCGGACCTCCTTCCAGCGAACGTGCCCGAGTCGGTTCGCACGGCGCTCAGTGAAATAGTCATTCCTCACACGCCCGGTGACCCGGATATTGACGTTGACTGGGCCGACACCAGCCTCACACCGGCCGAAAAACTTTACGGCTGGAACACCCTGGAGGTTCTGGCTCTAGGCTCCGGCGACGTCCGGGCCCCGATCAGCGCGATTCCGGGATCGGCACGTGCCGTACTTCAACTCCGATTCGTCGCGGGGACGCCGACGGACGGAATGGAAGACGCCGTCCAGGCCCACCTCGATGACAGAGGGTTTGGGATGGTGCGGGTCCGCAAGACCACGTTCTTCCCCGCGAGCCGTCTCGACCCCGCCAACCCTTGGGTTGAATGGGCAAGCCGCTCCATCCACAGCACCACGGGCATACAGCCGACAGTGCTGCCGAACATCGGCGGATCCCTGCCGAATAACGTCTTTGAGGACATCCTGGGTCTTCCGACACTTTGGATTCCGCACTCCTATCCCGGCTGCCAGCAGCACGCCCCCAACGAACACATGCTGACATCCATCGCCCGCCAGGGTCTGCATATCGCGTGCGGCCTCTTCCACGATCTGGGCCACACCTCCGCCGACATCGAACTTCCGCTCGCCGCGACCACAGCCTGATCCCCAGCCAACCACCTATTCTGGAGCAACCCCCATGAACCCTTCACCAGAGGCAAACCCGACGAGAACCGTCGTCGCGGACCCGGAACAATCAGCCACCGACCCATCCCAAGGCCGGACGACACCACGGAAAAAAACGTCGGCCGTCCGCGGGGTCGCGGCAGCGACGATCGGCAATGCTCTCGAGTGGTTCGACATGTCGATCTACGCGCTGCTGGCCATCTATATCGGACGGAACTTCTTCCCATCCGATAACCCGGCCATCGAGGTCATCCAGGCCTTCGCCGTTTTCGGCGCTTCCTACCTGATCCGGCCTTTGGGCGGCCTGATCCTTGGCTCATTTGCCGACCGCAAGGGCCTCAAGAAAGGCCTGATGCTGACCATCCGCCTCATGGTGCTTGGGACCGCGCTGATCGCGTTCATGCCAAACTATGACTCCATCGGCGTGCTGGCCCCTATCGGGATCATCCTTGCCCGTCTCATTCAAGGATTCTCCGCCGGCGGCGAGTTTGGTGCGGCCACGTCATACCTCATCGCGCAGAACTCGGAACGACGCGGATTCCTGGGAAGCTTCCAGTTCGCCAGCCAGGGCCTGGGATCACTGACGGCGGCCATCTTTGTTGCCGTGCTGACGACAATGCTGTCAAACGAAGACATGATGTCCTGGGGCTGGCGGATTCCCTTCGTCTTCGGCCTGCTGGTCGGCCCTGCCGGCTACTTCATCCGCAAATTCGTCGACGAAGCACCCATAGACCACGGCCCGGACCCGGAGCGCCACGAGCCGATCCGGGACCTCTTCAGGAGCCAGAAAGTGGGCGTCCTTATCGCCGGCGGCGCCCTGGTGGTATCCACTGCGTTGAACTTCATCATTCAGTACATGCCCACATTCGGTATCCAGCAACTCGGACTTCCTAAGTCGTCGTCATTTTTCTGCCTCGTCCTTACCGGCATCATTCTGACTTTCGGAACACCAGTGGTGGGGCTCTTGTCGGACAAGTACGGCAGGATGAAGATAATGATCCCGGCCGCCGTCGTCATCGGAATCTCGGTGATTCCGCTGTTCCTGTGGCTCAATGCCGGACGTACCTTCTTCGTTCTGGCCTCGGTGATGGTCATACTTGGACTTCTCAAGGCAATCTATTTCGGTGCACTGCCGTCCGTCATGTCCGATGCCTTCCCGGCCCGGGCCCGCGCCACAGGACTTTCATTCAGCTATAACACTGCCGTCGCTGTCTTTGGAGGATTCACCCCCATGATCGCCGCGTTCCTCATTGAAGCAACCGGGCAGAACATGGCTCCCGGCTACTACATTGCCGTACTTTCCTGCCTCAGTATCGTTGCCCTGAGCTGCGGCCTGAAATACAGGGGCATCCGATGACAGCGCCCACGATCCAGCGGGCCGGCACCGGCGTCGGCACTCCTCCCACCGTCAGCGGCCCTTTCCAGGACATCACTGTTCTGGATCTCTCCCGGGCCCTCGCCGGGCCGCACGCGACCATGATGATGGCCGATCTTGGTGCGCGGGTCATCAAGGTCGAGTCACCGGGCACCGGAGACGACACCCGCGGGTGGGGGCCGCCCTTCGCCGGCCCGGAGGACCAGCGCGAATCGACGTACTTCCTTGCCGCCAACCGTGGCAAAGAGTCCATCGTCCTGGATCTGAAAAACGCCGCCGACCTTGACGTCCTTAAACGCCTCATCACCGAATCCGATGTCCTCGTCG
It contains:
- a CDS encoding Fis family transcriptional regulator, encoding MSKPRKAEDPIRWPVPCNRCGQHHQTVARWPDGGVCGYCYQQAKRTRGICACGHEGVLPGLIDNQPACRRCSGIRINMDCETCGAEDELHSAGRCWTCVLATVVDDLLTDPGTGAIANDLIPLAVALKSMKRANSGLTWIRQKHATAFLRNLAVAPKITHETFDELPDSRTREYVRGLLTEHGVLPQRDELRIRYDSWAAQALERVSDPQNLEVIRRYIRWHHQRRMNHMDEVARGTFLRAKQEVTVAIDLLNWLTGHDIKLPDLQQSHLDVWQAEGPTTRRIAERFLKWAIKAKVAPSGLTIVPHRRGTSPRLAKPGQDEALKRVIDADGLETRDRAAAILILVFGQQAENIARLTWNDVTITEELVGLSSFRCNWF
- a CDS encoding M20 family metallopeptidase, giving the protein MNFPASTLESLEEYVSTGQLFADLSRRVAYRTESATSEGRVALDAYLTEVLIPDLSALGCETELFRGWEGGANSFLIGTRIESEDVPTVLCYGHADVVPGQDGEWDEGRSPWVLEADGDRWYGRGTADNKGQHLINLVALRILLETNGRLGFNLKFLFECGEEIGSPSLAEFASANKDKLAADVFIASDGPRLSADTPTIFLGSRGGITFELDVNLRSGSYHSGNWGGLLRNPGTTLAAAIGTLVDGNGRILLPDLLPANVPESVRTALSEIVIPHTPGDPDIDVDWADTSLTPAEKLYGWNTLEVLALGSGDVRAPISAIPGSARAVLQLRFVAGTPTDGMEDAVQAHLDDRGFGMVRVRKTTFFPASRLDPANPWVEWASRSIHSTTGIQPTVLPNIGGSLPNNVFEDILGLPTLWIPHSYPGCQQHAPNEHMLTSIARQGLHIACGLFHDLGHTSADIELPLAATTA
- a CDS encoding IS256 family transposase — its product is MLDEQLVRQLSERARAEGLRLTGEGGLLSRLTKMVVESALEGEMEDHLGYARHDPAGRDGGNSRNGTRSKELLTEAGPVQIAVPRDRDGSFAPQLVGKRQRRLSGLDDLVISLSAKGLTHGEICAHLAEVYGAEVSKQTISTITEKVLEGMSAWQSRPLDPVYPVIFIDAINVKIRDGQVANRPIYVALAVTCEGTRDILGLWAGEHGDGEGAKYWLRVLSEIKNRGTQDCLIVVCDGLKGLPEAIATVWPQTITQTCIVHLLRNSFRYASKRDWSAIAKDLKPVYTAASESDALDRFVEFSEKWEKRYPAIIRLWTNAWAEFVPFLQFDREIRTIICTTNAIESINAHIRRAVNARGHFPTEQAALKCVYLAVMSLDPTGTGRQRWSNRWKAALNAFDVTFDGRLSAGKK
- a CDS encoding helix-turn-helix transcriptional regulator, with translation MPEQRRIGYRWNLRALMAKRNLWKTIELMPLLRSRGINLSESQVYRLVTATPERIPARTFAALCDILDCTPNDLFEPFVEMRAAATANAPQRSEDLGIQPGNPIAKRIRLVTPEDGE
- a CDS encoding LysR family transcriptional regulator; amino-acid sequence: MKMLPTALIYFHDVARTGSITEAAAVQHVSASAISRQIGSLERSAGVPLFVRHPRGMTLTDAGRLLLAHARRAEAEGESLVQELRDSEKRHQRVITVASSEGLARCRVPEAIARFTMDHQDVNFHLDVVSSENATRMVIEGQADIAAVYALGPQRDVAVEFSVPAPACAVAAKGHPLTVGETVTLTELCRYPLALPSPGITQRELFDIAVQMENLHPRIALSTDHASPALEFARSGAGATLLSQLVVHPKRETDLKFMTVEHPVFHQRQGQIQTLAGRRKPAILTAFSQALAESLSAS
- a CDS encoding MFS transporter, whose protein sequence is MNPSPEANPTRTVVADPEQSATDPSQGRTTPRKKTSAVRGVAAATIGNALEWFDMSIYALLAIYIGRNFFPSDNPAIEVIQAFAVFGASYLIRPLGGLILGSFADRKGLKKGLMLTIRLMVLGTALIAFMPNYDSIGVLAPIGIILARLIQGFSAGGEFGAATSYLIAQNSERRGFLGSFQFASQGLGSLTAAIFVAVLTTMLSNEDMMSWGWRIPFVFGLLVGPAGYFIRKFVDEAPIDHGPDPERHEPIRDLFRSQKVGVLIAGGALVVSTALNFIIQYMPTFGIQQLGLPKSSSFFCLVLTGIILTFGTPVVGLLSDKYGRMKIMIPAAVVIGISVIPLFLWLNAGRTFFVLASVMVILGLLKAIYFGALPSVMSDAFPARARATGLSFSYNTAVAVFGGFTPMIAAFLIEATGQNMAPGYYIAVLSCLSIVALSCGLKYRGIR